CTCAAGACGGCCACCCTGCAGGGCGAGGAGGGCGACCCCTGCACGGGCGTGGGGACGTGCGGGCCGAACCTCCACTGCGAGGGCAAGCCGTATGACGGCTCCAGCCCCTACGGCCGCTGTGTGACGACGCTGCCCATCCCGGGCGACGGCATGTCGTGCTCGCGCTTCGTGCCGTGTCAGGAGGGGCTGGCGTGCCACGGGCTGGACTCGGGCGCGACGGAGGGCTGGTGCCGGCCGGCATGGATGTCTGGCGAGTTCACGGCCTACGCGGACCTGACGCTCCAGGGGAACACGACGCCGCAGACGGCGACGCAGCCGGTGGTGGGCCTGGCGACGGTGCCGGAGGACATCACGGTGGAGCTGGACCTGGCGCACAACAACCCGTCCAAGCTGGTGCTCACGCTGGAGGATCCGGGCGGTGAGACGGCGCTCCTGTGGGACGGCCCCAACGAGGGCACGCCGCCCAAGCGCATCCCGGTGACGCGCGGCATCCCCCGCGACGGCTCCGTCAACGGCCTGTGGAAGCTGCACATCGTCAACCCGTCGGGCGTGGGCAACGGCAAGCTGCGCGAGTGGAAGCTGAAGCTCACCAGCCGCTGGGACTGACGCGCCTCCTTCCGAGCCCATCGAAGGATGATGTGACGCCCGCGAGGCTTGTCCTCGCGGGCGTTCAGGGGAGGGCGGTTTAACCGGTAATACAGGCTGTGTGCTATCACTGGGAGTCTCTCCAACCGGGAGCCATCCGTGAAGGCACGTCTGTTGAAGGTGTTCGCGTCGTTGTCATTGGGATTGCTGGCCGCGTGCGGCAGCGTGGACATGGAGTCCACGTCGCTGGCGCGGAGCCAGTCCGAGCTCGGCTCCGAATGTCCCTGTGGAGGCGAGGGCCCGTGGAACTGTCTGCCCTGCGCCTTCATCTGCGGTGACGGCATCTGTGACTCGGCCCACGGCGAGTCCGTCAACACGTGCGCCGAGGACTGCACGCCCGCGCCCTACTGCGGTGACGGCTGGTGCAACAACGGCGAGACGAACGCCACCTGCCCCTGGGACTGTGGCCCCTCCACGTGGTGCGGCGACGGTCTGTGCAACGGAAACGAGACGGTGACGAGCTGCCTGTCGGACTGCGGAAGCCTGACGTGTGGCGATCACCTCTGCGACGCCCACGAGATGGGCTGGTGCTCGGACTGCGGCCCCATCTGCACCGGTCCGAACTGCCCGCAGTGGCCGCAGGACCCGTAGCCACGAAGGCAGGCCCAGGAACCATGCAACGCGTCCATCGTCATTACGGGGCCGCCGTGGCCCTGTCGCTGTTGGCGTTCGCCGGCTGTGAACCGGGTTCTCTCGCCACCACCACGGCTCCGCTGGCCCTCGGGCTCGGAGGCGATACCGCCTGCGTCTGGGGGAGTCCGGACTGCAACCTGTGCAGCCCGGATGTGCCGCTGCGCTTCCAGGAGCTGCGCGACCACGGCGAGGTGCTGGGCTTTCATCCCGGGCCGTTCAACCTCAACGTGGCCTACCCGGGCGGCAATCACTGGCAAGGCATCCAGCGGCTGCCGGCCCTCTCGGGGCGCCTCCTCGTCCTGTCCAAGCGGGATGACGCTCCTGGCGGCAACGTGGGGCACCTGGTGCACATGGCCACCCGCGACGGGGAGGGTGGGCGCTTGCGCTCCAACCGGCTGAGCCCCTCCATCAAGGAACCCGAGGACACCGCTCCGCCGGGCGCGGACGCCGCGGTGGCGGCGCTGCCGGTGCTGGACGGCTACCGCCACGGCGGCGGCATGCAGGCGGTGGGCAACATCCTGGCGCTGCCCATGGAAGAGGGGCCCGGCCTGGGGCGCATCGCGCTCTATGACTACAACGCATCCCTGTCGCCGGGCCCGTTCGCCTTCGTCCACGGTGAAACGGCGACCGCGGGAACTGCGTCGTTCACGAAGCTGTCGGACGGGCACTTCCTGCTCGTGCTCGGGCAGGTGGACGCGAACACGCTGGAGGTCTTCCGCTCCTCGGAGACCGGCCTCCGCTCCGCGACCAACCAGTGGGTGCGCGTCGACAGGTGGCAGAAGTCGGAGCTGCCGGACGGGCAGTGGGGCGCCTTCCAGAGCCTCAACTTCGTGACGGACTGCAATGACTCACAGCTCTACCTGGTGGGCACGCGGCTGGGCGGCCTGCGCTGGGGTGCGGTGAGCGACGATTACGTGCACCTGTACCGGGTGCACCTGGATGGCCACATGCGTCTGGAGCACGTCGCGTCCAAGCACCTGTATTGCAGCAACGATGGTTCGCGGCAGTGCAACCTGGACGCTGGCGGAGGCCTCTTCGTGGGACCCGACCGGGGCCTCATCCTCTACGGCACCGAGCACGCGGATGACGGCCCCGGTTCGACGGTGAAGATGGTGGAGTTCCGGAGCATCTGGGCGGACTCCCGCTGCCGCACGGACATCGGGCACGCCTACGTCGACTTCTACGACGACTCCGACTTCAGCGACCGGGGCGTCATCTTCGACTTCAGCGACCAGGGGTTGAAGAACTGGGCGCGCTTCGACGACGTCGACCGGTTCAACGACAAGACCTCCTCGGTGCGCTGGTGCATTCCGCCGGGCCACCGGGTGCGGCTCTACGACGACTCGAACTACAAGGGCAGCTACAGGGACCTCGTGGGCGACGGCGAGCTCCACGAAGCCAACCTGAACAGCAAGGCCTGGGGCTTCAACGACAAGGTGTCCTCCGCGCGCTGGCTGACCGAGTGACGCGGAGGCCGGCTGGCGGGGCGGCGCGGGAAGGTGCTATCGCGAGGGCCATGCGACCACGTCTCGCGTTGCTCTTCCCGCTGCTGCTCTGCGCGTGTGCAAGCGGTCCGTCACCGCGCGCGAACGAAACCGGCGAGGAGCACCCGCCGCGAAGGAGCCCCATGAATCCGGATGCACCGTCTCTCAAGCGCGGTGAGGCGCTGTTGCGTCATGGCACCGGCGGCGACGCGGTCCAGCCCGCCGCGCCAGCTCCCGCCGTCCAGGAGCTCGGAGCCCTGGCGGGGTTCGGGCAGGCCTGGACGTCGTGCTCGGCCCGGGCTTCGGTCTACCTGTTCGACGGCTACCACGAAGCGAGCGCGGCGCAGGTGAGGCTGATGAAGCAGGTGCCCGAAGGGAAGCAGGGGGCCGGCACGGTCAACGGCGACTGGCTCATCTGGACCACCGTCGATTCGACGGACGAAGCCGGCCGCGACGTCATCGAACGGGTGGTCTCCGCCTTCGCGGGCGAGGAGTGAAGTCATGAACCAGGAGACAAGGCACCTGGGGCCGCCTGCCATCGCGGGCATCGTCTGGTACGCCATCGGGCGCTTCTACGAGGCACTGGACGGCAAGGTGCAGGACGTGGGCTACTTCGCGCACCTGGGAGGCGTGGAGGGGCCGCTCTTCAACGGACCACCGGGAGAGGCCACGGCCTTCTTCACCTTCCGCGCCGAGCCCTTCACGCCCCAGCACCTGACCAACGGCGACCTCACGGTGTCATTGGATCCGGTGGGCCGCTTCACCCTGTATTTCAACCCGGAGCCCCGTGGAGACTTCTCCGCGCCGGAGAGCTTCGGTGTGGGTCAGCCCATCGCGACGCTCCAGCGCCTCTCCACGGTGGTGGGGACCGCGGTGGGCCCGCTCTCCAGCAACCTCTTCTCCGCGGTGTTGTGCTCCAGCGAGGACTTCGTCTTCCAGGGCCGCACGTGGAACCTGGGGCGCTTCCTGCCTCGCGGCATCACGCAACTGGGAACCGGAAGCACCGCCGCGCTTCAGCCGACACCCGCGGGCTACCGGAGCGTCACGGCCTTCGTCGGCTCGGCGATGGCGCTGGGATGAGCTCCCGCCGGAGGTGGTTCTTCATCGCCTTCGGCCTGCTGGCCTGCTCGTGCGTGGGCGTGGTGGCCGTCAACACGGTCCGGAACTTCGTCCGGTTCGGCCAGCGCGCCAAGGCAGCGGAGTGCAAGTCGAACCTGAAGGCCTGGTCCGCGCTCCAGAAACGCCACTTCCAGGACACGAAGACCTACGAGCCGGTCTTCGCGAAGGTGGGCTTCGCGCCCGAGCGGGGCAACCGCTACGCGTACTTCGCGGGCCGGGGACCGATGGAGGTTCGCGACCAGGAGCGAAGCGAGGCTCCAGAGGGAGCGATGGCCATCGGCGCGGACACCTTCCGGTTCACCTACCTGCGCCCCTTCGACGTGCAGGTGCTGCATCCGTCATTGAAGGCCCGGCTCGGCGTCTCCGGCACGTGCCCCGCCTGCGACATCACCCTGGTGTGCGTGGGAAACACCGACGAGGACGCGACGCTGGATGTCTGGGTCCTCTCCACCGGAGCGCTGGACCTCCAGGACGTGGACGGAGAGACCGCCGAGCCCGGTGTCCCCGTGCACCTCGTGGACGACACGAAGGACTGACGCGCATCCAATCATGCGCGAATCAGGATGAAGGCATGCGTGGCGGGTGAGGCGGAACGAGAGCTCAGGCGTACGATGGCCACCATGCATCGCACCTTCCTCGTCCTGTTGCTGCCGCTCACCTTCGGCTGTGCCACGACGGCAGCCACCTCTCTCGACGCCGCGCCCACGCAGGTGGCAACCGCGGAGAAGAAGAACCTGCTGACACTGCCGGAGATCCTCCAGCGCATGGAGGCTTCGCCCGTGAAGTACGCATTGGACGAGAAGGACTCCCCTCCAGACGGATGGGCTGACACGCTCTGGCCCCAGCGGATCCAGCCGTTGCCCTATGCGCGAGTCGTGAGGGAGGGGGGCAAGGCCACGCTCGCGCCGCCATACAACGACCCCGAGTCGGAGCGCCTGCTGGCGGAGGCCGAGCCGCACTTCCAGGCCAACCGCTTCGACGAGGCGGCGAAGTTGTACGCGCGCTCCACCGAGGTCTGCCCGAAGTGCGCGAACGCCTGGATCTTCCGGGGAGACGCGGCGCTCTTCGCCGGCAAGGCGGAGGAGGCGCTCGGCTACTACCGCAAGGCCGCGGAGCACAACCCCGACGACTACCGAGGGCACTTCTTCCAGGGCCACGCGTTGTCCCGGCTGGGGCGGCGTGCCGAGGCCCGCGAGGCCTTCGCCACCGCGCTGGTGCTCAACCCGCGCCTGCCCACGCTGCGCAAGCTGCTCAAGATGTATCCCGGGTTCGGGCTCGTCATCACGCCCGACATGATGGTGCCGCGCGGCATGGCCGAGCGAACGGAGACCGGCGTCTCGGCGGTGTACGACGGGCACTACGGCACCGCGTGGCTCGCGTTCGCGGCGTGCAAGGCGCTGTGGCTTGGAGAGCCCTCGCACCGCAAGGAGCTGACCGGCAGCGACAGTGACACCCAGTTCACCTCCATCGAGGAGCTCGAGTGCCTGGGCGCCACGCTCACGGGCTACGAGGTCGCGAAGGCGCAGAAGGGCGCGGACGCGGGGACCCCAGACGAGGGCCTGGAGCGGATGAAGCGCATCGTCGAGGCCGGGATGGCCAACATGCTCGTGCTCTTCGAGCTCGCCTCGCGCGTCCATCCGCAGGCGACGTTGACCCTGAGCGATGACGTGCGCCAGCGGCTGCGCGCGTACGTCCTCGAGTACGTCCTGCTGGAGAAGGACTGAGGCCTGGGGTCGTATTAGAATTGACTAATATGAGTGCGGACTGTAATGACTCGGGTGAACGGAGGAGGTCCGCACATGCTTCACACCCTGATTGGCGCCCAGTTCCGCGCGTGCGTCGAACGCGATTACGAAGGCAAGCCGGCCCACGTGGTCGTCGCGCAGCGCGTGTATCCCACCGGAGTCGAAGACCTGTGGGATGCGATCACGAACCCGGAGCGCATCCCGCGCTGGTTCGCGCCGGTGGAGGGTGAGCTGCGCAAGGGCGGCCGCTATCAGATCAAGGGGAACGCGGGCGGGACCATCACGCGTTGTGACAAGCCCGAGGCGTTCGACCTGACCTGGGAGATGAACGGCGGGATGAGCTGGGTGACCCTCCGCCTGGCGCCGGAAGGGAAGGGCACGCGGCTGACGCTCGAGCACATCGTGCACTCCGCGGACATGGAGCAGTTCTGGAGCCAGTTCGGTCCCGGAGCCACCGGCGTGGGCTGGGACTTGAGCTTCCTGGGTCTGGGCCTGTACCTGGAGTCGGGCAAGGACGTGGCCGCGGAGGCCGCCGCGTCCTGGGTGCACTCCGACGAAGCGAAGACCTTCATGCGCGCGAGCGCCCAGGCCTGGGCCGACGCCCACGTGGCGGGCGGAGAGACGCCCGACGTGGCTCGCGGGATGGCCGAGCGCACGGCCGCGTTCTATACAGGGGGCTGATGCACGCCTTCGACGTCCTCGGCGATCCGGTCCGCCGCCGCATCCTGGAGCTGCTCGCGGAAGGCGAGCACGCTTCGGGCGAGGTCGTGGACGTGATCCAGCGTGAGTTCGGCATCACGCAGTCCGCCGTCTCGCAGCACCTGAAGGTCCTGCGGGACAACGGCTTCGCGACGGTGCGGGTGGATGGCGCCCGTCGCCTCTACGCCGTGGACGCCGCGCCGCTGGCGGAGGTGGACGCCTGGCTGGACCGCTTCCGGGCGTTCTGGACGCCGAAGTTGGACGCCCTGGCTACAGAAGTCGCGCGGGGGAAGAAAAAGAGGGGCGAGTAGTCAGCAGGCGTCTCCACGGCCCACGCCGTGTCACTGGACGCGGCGCTCCGCCCTCGGCAGCGTCTGGCTCCGGCTCCCTTCCCCCTGGAGCCCAAGGAGTCCAACGGATGAAGCTCAAGGCGCTCTGCATCGCCGTATCGCTGCTGGCCGTTCCGGGCGTGGCCGCCGCGCAAAGCCCCTTTGATTCGCTCAAGAAGGCCGCGGGCGACGCCAGCAAGTCCACCGTGGAGAAGCGCGTCAACACGAAGCTCACGGACGAGGGCCGCAAGAACCAGTGCAGCTTCAAGACGGGCACCGCGGAGCTGGCCCCCGGCTGCGACGCGAAGCTCAAGAAGCTCACCAACGCGCTCGTGGACGCGAAGAAGCAGCTCGTCGCCGCGGGCGTCAAGAGCTACAAGTTCGAGGTCTCCGGCCACACCGACTCGACGGGTGACGCCGCGAAGAACAAGGCGCTCAGCGAGCAGCGCGCGGAGACCATCGTGAAGGAACTGGTCGCGCGAGGCATCCCCCGCGGTGAAATCACCGCCGTGGGCTACGGCTCCGAGCGCATGCTGGTGAAGCCGGACAACACCGAGGCGAAGAAGGCGCAGAACCGCCGCTACGAGCTCCAGGTCCGGCTGTAATCCGTCTTACGGTGTGAAGGAGGGCGGCGCCGGTAGCGCCGCCCCCTTGCTCAGGCCTTCGCCGCCTCGATGATGCTGGTCCCGCTCTGGGTGGGGATGAGGCGTTGGATCTTCCAGCCGGTCGCGCTGAGCAGCGCCTGGAACTCGTTGTAGGTGCGCTCGCGTCCGTTGGCGACCACCAGCATGTTGAGGTCCATCAGGTGGGTGATGTCGGGCGTGCGGTTGTCCGGGATCACCATCTCCACCACGAAGAGCCGGGCCGGGGCGGGGGCCGCCTCGTGGAGCCGGCGCAGGAGGGTGGAGCAGGCGTCATCCGCCCAGTCGTGGAGGATGTGCTTGAGCAGGTAGGCGTCGGCGGGAGGGATGCCGGGCTCGAAGAAGTTCCCGGCCACCACGTCCACCCGGTTGGCGATGCCCCGGGACGCCAGGACGGGCTTCGCGCTCTCGGCGACCTGGGGCAGCTCGAAGAGGATGCCCCGGCAGGAGGGATGGGCGCGCAGCACCTGCGCGAGCAGGTCGCCGTGGCTGCCTCCGATGTCCGCCACGCGGGCGAAGGCGGAGAAGTCGACGTGCCGGGCCACCTGGCTGGACACCATCTCGGACCAGTCCCCCATGGACCGGGCGAAGTGCTCCGCCTCGTCGGGGTTCTTGGCGAAGTGCTCCCAGATGTCGGAGCCCAGCGCGGCCTGGATGGGAGCGCTCCCGGTGCGAATCGCGTCGGTGAGGCGCCCCCAGGGCAGCCAATGCGAAGGGCTGCTCTGGATGATGGCCAGCTCCCGCAGCGAGCCCGGCGTGTTCGAGCACAGGCCTTCACCCATGGGTGTCAGGGCGAAGGTCTTCTCGGTGAAGGCCACGAAGATGCCCGTGGCGAGGCCGGCGCGCATCAAACGGAACAGGGCATCCGGGTGGACACCCAATTCGGTGGCCAGCGACTCACTGTCGCGGGCCCCGGCCGCGAGCAGGTCCGCGATGCCCAGGCGGGCCACGGTGCCAATGACCTGGGTGCGCCAGTAGCTGGTGATGGCCAGGTGGAGCTGCTGCGTGGGGGACGGGCTGTCGCCAGGCGTGTTTTCCATGCCGCGAGTCTACCGCCGGGATCCCCGGAGTAGACTCTTTCCGTGGAAGGCGGATGCCACGAAAGGTCGTGCGCAATGGCGGCACAATACGATGACCTCGCCGTGAAGCTGTCGGACTGGGATGTCCTGCCCGTGCGCTCGGAGTACCTCGAAGGTCATACCTTCTTCAAAGCGCTGGGGGCCGTAGAGGGGCAGTCCGTCCTGGACCTGGCCTGTGGTGACGGGCTGTACACGCGGCAGCTCCAGTCGAGGGGAGCACACAGGGTGGTCGGCGTGGACATCTCGGAGGAGATGATTCGCGTCGCCCGGCAACACGAAGCGGCCCGGCCGCTGGGCATCGAGTACCACGTGGCGGACGTGGCCGGCATGACGCCGCTGGGTGTCTTTGATTGCGTGACGGCCGTCTATCTTCTGCACTATGCGCAGTCGCCGGAGCACCTGCTGCGCATGTGCCGGAACATCCATGCCCACCTGAAGCCCGGGGGCCGCTTCGTCACCTACGCGTTCAACCCCGAGTTCAGCGCGAAGGGGCCCAACAGCACTCGTTACGGCATCAAGATCCTGGACTTCCCGGAGTCACCCCGGGAAGGGCAGACCATCTCCGCGGAGCTGAGCGCGAAGACGCCCTTCACCATCCACTTCTCCCACTGGAGCCGGAACACGTACGAAAGCGCGCTGCGCGAGGCGGGCTTCCACGACCTCACCTGGACGCGCCCGGAATGCTCCCCCGAGGGCATCGCCCGGTATGGCCAGGAGTTCTGGCAGGACTACCTCGACAACCCGCACGCGGTCGCGCTGCGCTGCGCGCGGTGAGTTCACCTAAACCGCTTCGAACTTCGTTCCCGTGGCCCCGATGCGCTCAAGTGCGTCGCGGATCTCCTCGCGGACGATCAGGACGATGGGCCATCCCCAGGGGCGGAACACCTTCGCGTCACCGACCTGCGAAGCGTCAATCCGCATTCCCCAGACGTCCCGGTACTTTCCAACCTTCTCAGGGCGCCCGTCCTCGGGCGTCCACTTCTGAAATTCCTCGGTGGCCTTCTCGTCAATGCAGTGGCTCAGCTTGGTGGCCACGAGGATGAAGAACTGTTCGGACTGGCCTTCGACCTCTACGGGTAGGAGCTGCACGTCATCGGGAGCAAGGTCCGCGAAAACGGATGCCACCTTGGCGTGGACGACCGGCGTTGATCGGGCCGCTAGCGAGAAGTCGAGCGCTGTTCCAGGAAGATACAGCGGGAGCTTCACGCGGTCCGGAGCGTCAACACGTGTTCCGTCAGTGAACACCCACGGCTCACTCAAAGCTCTGCCCTCAGAGTCAGTAGGGGCGCCGAGCACCCATCGACCTGGAAGGGTCATGTCGTCGCTCAGATCGAAGTAATGCTCGGGCATGTAGGCCAGCTTCTCATCCTCACGCGACAACTACCTTGACGCTCACCGCATACAGCCTGAAAATCTAGAAATACACTGGATTCTGATGATGAGGCAGTTATGCGGGTTCTAATCGCAGCGAGACCAGGTCGAGCGCATTTCGCTTCGATACTGGCGGTCGCAGCACTATTGCTTTTCGCTGGTTGTACTTCTGCTAAATCGAATAGAACAGGCAGAGCAGGACGAACGGTGTTTGCCTTGGCGCAAACTGAGTGCAACCAAAGCGACTCGACTGTTTCCTGTTGCCTTAAGAGATATCCGTACAGCCCTGAAAGTTGCGGAGCTGAAGCGCCTGTAAGACCGCCTCAACCTCCCATCCTCCTCCCGCCGCCGGGGTCTACGGACTCCGCAAGCGCAGAAGAGCTACCAACACCAGCAGAGAGGGAGCGCTGGCGATCAGAAATATGCGAGCCCCACTATGACAAGTGCGTAAACAAAGGGGGCGGAGCAAAGCCCGGCCGCGTCCACAATGAGACGCAATGTAAAGCTTGTTACGAATACTGCACGCGCAGGGGTTTTTGGCCCAGCTCTGCCAACGGGAAAAGGTGTCCAGGAGGATGAGAAACCGCCAGCCGCAGAAGACAGAACGCGAGCCCATTGGCGCACTGGAGAGCGGTAGGCTTCACCTCTCTTTGTCAAAGGCGACCTTCGCGGAGTTCGAGCGCACATTTTTGGAACACCAGCGAGCATGGCTGCGCAAGGCCAAGACGCCGAAAGAGCAGCTTGTCATCAAGCGAAGGACCGCAGAAGACATTCTGCTGGGCGCTTACGGGCGCGAGTGCACCTGGGCTGAATTCAACCGCGCGTTGCGGCGCACTGAAAAGCTGGGCTACGACAATCCAGGAAGGCGAGCGCACATCGCGTGCTTATTTGCGCTGACCGTCAAGCAGTTTCCTGGGCAATCCGAGACGGCACGGCGGAAGCTGGATGAAGCAGAGAGGCACCTGCTCTTTCTGCGCAAAGCCCACCCTGTGCGGAAGGAAAACCTAAAAGACATTCAACGCATCCGGCGGATGGCCGGATGGGAGACAAGCGCTCCTCGGTCGCGCTAGGCGCTTGCCTCCACCACGCGTGGCGGACGCGCGCTGCTCGCACGCCGCCGTTTTACAACTCATGCCGAGGCGCGGATGGCCGTCTTCCGCTTCCTCGAAGGCTGGTACAATCCGCTCCGGCGCCACTCCGCGCTCGACTACGGGTCGCCCGCTGGTTACGAGGAGAAGCACCGCGCTGCCGCTCGAGGGCGAAAGCGCGGAACGCTCTGCGGAACCAGGGCAACTTCAGCAGGCGCATGAAGAGACTCCTGGATGCCGGCTCACTTCGCCTTGATGAAGAACCGATGTTCCGACCACCAGTCGAAGTGCCCCCGGCTGCGTGAGAAGTAGATGCCACGGTCGGCGTCGAGGACCTTCTCCCAGAACGGACC
The sequence above is drawn from the Corallococcus sp. NCRR genome and encodes:
- a CDS encoding proprotein convertase P-domain-containing protein, with amino-acid sequence MNSRLRRFLSFSSVPLLLSCGAAAVSDTPAEALAVQTQELATGTPAGIGVVLFLNEYALTFNMLDTQVPLNAQAAQSIINYRYGPDGIPHTADDKRFVSVEQVDALPQVGPAALAALEAYARGTGRVELPVDGWVGTFHGVSFNVAEARRVLAVVNTQSQAALQSTYNVPAAAASAMVAARPFYDILTLGRLTSVDATALQNLKTATLQGEEGDPCTGVGTCGPNLHCEGKPYDGSSPYGRCVTTLPIPGDGMSCSRFVPCQEGLACHGLDSGATEGWCRPAWMSGEFTAYADLTLQGNTTPQTATQPVVGLATVPEDITVELDLAHNNPSKLVLTLEDPGGETALLWDGPNEGTPPKRIPVTRGIPRDGSVNGLWKLHIVNPSGVGNGKLREWKLKLTSRWD
- a CDS encoding tenascin-X, with protein sequence MKARLLKVFASLSLGLLAACGSVDMESTSLARSQSELGSECPCGGEGPWNCLPCAFICGDGICDSAHGESVNTCAEDCTPAPYCGDGWCNNGETNATCPWDCGPSTWCGDGLCNGNETVTSCLSDCGSLTCGDHLCDAHEMGWCSDCGPICTGPNCPQWPQDP
- a CDS encoding fimbrial protein, with amino-acid sequence MSSRRRWFFIAFGLLACSCVGVVAVNTVRNFVRFGQRAKAAECKSNLKAWSALQKRHFQDTKTYEPVFAKVGFAPERGNRYAYFAGRGPMEVRDQERSEAPEGAMAIGADTFRFTYLRPFDVQVLHPSLKARLGVSGTCPACDITLVCVGNTDEDATLDVWVLSTGALDLQDVDGETAEPGVPVHLVDDTKD
- a CDS encoding tetratricopeptide repeat protein, with translation MHRTFLVLLLPLTFGCATTAATSLDAAPTQVATAEKKNLLTLPEILQRMEASPVKYALDEKDSPPDGWADTLWPQRIQPLPYARVVREGGKATLAPPYNDPESERLLAEAEPHFQANRFDEAAKLYARSTEVCPKCANAWIFRGDAALFAGKAEEALGYYRKAAEHNPDDYRGHFFQGHALSRLGRRAEAREAFATALVLNPRLPTLRKLLKMYPGFGLVITPDMMVPRGMAERTETGVSAVYDGHYGTAWLAFAACKALWLGEPSHRKELTGSDSDTQFTSIEELECLGATLTGYEVAKAQKGADAGTPDEGLERMKRIVEAGMANMLVLFELASRVHPQATLTLSDDVRQRLRAYVLEYVLLEKD
- a CDS encoding SRPBCC family protein translates to MLHTLIGAQFRACVERDYEGKPAHVVVAQRVYPTGVEDLWDAITNPERIPRWFAPVEGELRKGGRYQIKGNAGGTITRCDKPEAFDLTWEMNGGMSWVTLRLAPEGKGTRLTLEHIVHSADMEQFWSQFGPGATGVGWDLSFLGLGLYLESGKDVAAEAAASWVHSDEAKTFMRASAQAWADAHVAGGETPDVARGMAERTAAFYTGG
- a CDS encoding ArsR/SmtB family transcription factor; this encodes MHAFDVLGDPVRRRILELLAEGEHASGEVVDVIQREFGITQSAVSQHLKVLRDNGFATVRVDGARRLYAVDAAPLAEVDAWLDRFRAFWTPKLDALATEVARGKKKRGE
- a CDS encoding OmpA family protein — encoded protein: MKLKALCIAVSLLAVPGVAAAQSPFDSLKKAAGDASKSTVEKRVNTKLTDEGRKNQCSFKTGTAELAPGCDAKLKKLTNALVDAKKQLVAAGVKSYKFEVSGHTDSTGDAAKNKALSEQRAETIVKELVARGIPRGEITAVGYGSERMLVKPDNTEAKKAQNRRYELQVRL
- a CDS encoding methyltransferase, with the translated sequence MENTPGDSPSPTQQLHLAITSYWRTQVIGTVARLGIADLLAAGARDSESLATELGVHPDALFRLMRAGLATGIFVAFTEKTFALTPMGEGLCSNTPGSLRELAIIQSSPSHWLPWGRLTDAIRTGSAPIQAALGSDIWEHFAKNPDEAEHFARSMGDWSEMVSSQVARHVDFSAFARVADIGGSHGDLLAQVLRAHPSCRGILFELPQVAESAKPVLASRGIANRVDVVAGNFFEPGIPPADAYLLKHILHDWADDACSTLLRRLHEAAPAPARLFVVEMVIPDNRTPDITHLMDLNMLVVANGRERTYNEFQALLSATGWKIQRLIPTQSGTSIIEAAKA
- a CDS encoding class I SAM-dependent methyltransferase, producing MAAQYDDLAVKLSDWDVLPVRSEYLEGHTFFKALGAVEGQSVLDLACGDGLYTRQLQSRGAHRVVGVDISEEMIRVARQHEAARPLGIEYHVADVAGMTPLGVFDCVTAVYLLHYAQSPEHLLRMCRNIHAHLKPGGRFVTYAFNPEFSAKGPNSTRYGIKILDFPESPREGQTISAELSAKTPFTIHFSHWSRNTYESALREAGFHDLTWTRPECSPEGIARYGQEFWQDYLDNPHAVALRCAR